The window TAAAAGTCTGGCCCGCATGGGATCATTAGGATCCGCCCAACCATACTTATGATTGAGGAAATCCTGCATAGTCCCAAATGTCCGTTCCCAACGAGGAGGAGCGGGGTTGAAGCATTTCCCTGTTTCCAAGTCTACGCGAGCGATAAGCATATGAACGTGAACACCTCCATCAAAGTCACGGTGCAAAATTTCACAGTGGCAAAATCTGTTTATTTCCATTCCTGCGAACGCAATAAGCCGCCACAGACACATTGCCTGAAGTATTTGTTGCTCCGTCGGCTTGTCAGTTACGGCCCAGGCGACTACGCCACTTGTGTAAACGTTCGTGTTTGTCAGCGAATTTGCAACTTTGGCGACAAGGTTTGGCGAACCGTACAAAACAGAAACCTCTTTTCTTTTCTCACCAGTCCAGTCATAATCACCCATAAGATAATCAGCTGCTTTCTGCGCATCCCCACGGCCTTTATTCAAATACTTTATAAGCATAGTTTTTCTACTCATTATACGCTGCAAGTCTGTGAACCAACTCGCTAAGCGTTTGGTCGAATGCAACGAGCGTGAACACCACGGGCACAATATCTTCCTCTGTTTTGTACTTGGTCACCCAATTGGCAAGTTGGCTCAATCTGTTACTCATCTTGGCAACTTCAAGCATCAACTCACGGTTTACTTGCGGAGCAGGCCGTTCGGGAGCTTTGGGTTCTTCCTCCGGAACCTCCACTTCAACCCCATATTCAAAAAGAACTTTTCTGATCAAAGTCGCAACGTTCGTACTCTTTAATTTTGCAGCAGCTGTAATCATAGCTTTTTCATCGCGGCTGACCTTAAAGGAAATCTCTTCAGTCCGCTTTTCATCTCTACGCCGCGTCGGAACATGTACAGTCATCACTATTCTCCTCTCTTTTGTCTTGAAAAAATTACAAAAACACAACAAAATTTTAGCTTGCTCAAACATAAAAAATTAATTAAATAATAATATACTTTTGTTAATTTTATAGATCGA of the Desulfomicrobium macestii genome contains:
- a CDS encoding plasmid mobilization protein, yielding MTVHVPTRRRDEKRTEEISFKVSRDEKAMITAAAKLKSTNVATLIRKVLFEYGVEVEVPEEEPKAPERPAPQVNRELMLEVAKMSNRLSQLANWVTKYKTEEDIVPVVFTLVAFDQTLSELVHRLAAYNE